From a region of the Odontesthes bonariensis isolate fOdoBon6 chromosome 4, fOdoBon6.hap1, whole genome shotgun sequence genome:
- the LOC142378316 gene encoding transcription elongation factor 1 homolog — protein MGRRKSKRKPPPKKKMTGDLDSQFTCPFCNHEKSCDVKMERSRNTGIISCTVCLEEFQTPITYLSEPVDVYSDWIDACEAANQ, from the exons ATGGGCCGCCGCAAGTCGAAAAGAAAGCCTCCCCCCAAGAAGAAGATGACCGGGGATCTGGACAGCCAGTTCACCTGCCCCTTTTGCAACCACGAGAAGTCATGTGACGTCAAAAT GGAGCGAAGCAGAAATACTGGAATAATATCATGTACAGTCTGTTTGGAGGAGTTCCAGACTCCCATTACCT ATCTCTCAGAGCCAGTTGATGTGTACAGTGACTGGATAGATGCCTGTGAAGCAGCCAATCAGTAG
- the pld6 gene encoding mitochondrial cardiolipin hydrolase, which produces MSIMVTMKVVGLGMVALTLSLELLGWFFNRLRPRRTLNEVLFFPSKVACVEHIFTPTSPRICFCSLPHGTDTSFSRLLRRLLSASSTLDLCVFSFSNMDLSRAVLLLHSKGVTIRVLTDKDYSAITGSQIGVLRKAGICVRCDAASVHMHHKFAVLDGRLLITGSLNWTLTAVQSNKENVLITEEPDLVKPFIKEFHRIWALNDPARNHQNQKPSSDDTLSQSAGSFGISADVKCLQAARPQTPPGSICP; this is translated from the exons ATGTCAATAATGGTGACCATGAAGGTGGTTGGTCTGGGGATGGTGGCCCTCACTCTCAGTCTGGAGCTGCTCGGCTGGTTCTTCAATCGCCTCAGGCCGAGAAGAACCCTCAATGAGGTCCTGTTCTTCCCCTCAAAGGTGGCCTGTGTGGAGCACATTTTTACTCCCACTTCACCTCG TATCTGTTTCTGCTCGTTACCTCATGGCACAGACACCTCTTTTTCCCGTCTTCTCCGCCGCCTCCTGTCTGCTTCCAGCACTCTGgacttgtgtgttttttccttttccaaCATGGATCTGAGCAGGGCTGTACTGCTGCTACACAGCAAGGGCGTGACCATCCGAGTCCTTACTGACAAGGACTACTCGGCCATCACTGGCTCTCAGATAGGGGTCCTCCGCAAGGCTG GGATCTGTGTGCGCTGCGATGCGGCCTCTGTACACATGCATCACAAGTTTGCGGTGTTGGACGGCCGGCTGCTCATCACCGGCTCCCTTAACTGGACGCTGACAGCAGTGCAGAGCAACAAGGAGAACGTCCTCATCACCGAGGAGCCGGACCTGGTGAAACCCTTCATCAAGGAGTTCCACCGGATATGGGCGCTCAATGATCCAGCCCGAAACCACCAGAACCAAAAGCCAAGCAGCGATGACACACTGAGTCAGAGCGCAGGGAGCTTTGGCATTAGCGCTGACGTTAAATGTCTTCAGGCAGCTCGGCCACAAACGCCTCCAGGATCGATCTGCCCTTGA